CGCAACTGATAGCGATAGAGCGGCACGGCCTCGACCTGGGCGAAGACCTGGGTGAGGTAGACCGGCGAGACCCCGACATCCCTTGCGATCTCGGCCAGCGTCCAGCGCCGGGCGAGATCGGAGGCCATCACCAGCTTGGCCCGGTCGACCAGCTTGCGCCGGCCGAGCGAGGCTCCGGCCGCATGAGACGTGCGTTCGCCCAAGGCGCGCCGCACCAGCGTCAACGCCAAGGTCTCCGCTTCCAGCGGCTCGGCAACGCCGCGCTGCAGACTATGGCGCAGCAGGGCCACAAGCACCTGCGCGCGCGGGTCGATCCGTCGGCGCTGCGTCAGGAAGGACATTGCCCCCTTGCGCAGCATCTTTGCCGGCACGAGTTCGTCCAGAGTGTCTTCGCTGAGGCGCAGATCGAGGCAAGCATCGCCGCCCGGAACCGGGTGGCTGACCTGGTAACCCTCATGCGGGTTGAAGAACAGGATCTGGTTGCTCTCGGCGACCGTATCCTCGCGCCCGACATGGCGCACGAAGATACCACGATAAGGAAAGACGAGATGGGTCGCATGCGTGCATTCCTCGTCGCTGCGATGCCGGCATTCGCCGGAGCAGACGATATCGCGCACCAGCACGATCTCGCTGTCGAGGAGCTTGCTGACCGAGAATTGCGACATCCCTGCCTTCCACGGCGCGCTCAAAAAAAGAGAGCCGGCCCGGCCAGGCTGCGTTGGCCTGATCCGACCGGCTCTTGCACCGTGGCGAACTACAGCACGCCAAAGACGATCATTGTCAGCAGGGCGAACGAGGCGCCCAGCGCCAGATGCGCGAACTTGAACTGAAAACCCTGGGACGCAGGCATCGATCGGATCGGTGTCATCATCGCCTCCATCTGTTCAGCT
This genomic interval from Bosea sp. 29B contains the following:
- a CDS encoding AraC family transcriptional regulator, with protein sequence MSQFSVSKLLDSEIVLVRDIVCSGECRHRSDEECTHATHLVFPYRGIFVRHVGREDTVAESNQILFFNPHEGYQVSHPVPGGDACLDLRLSEDTLDELVPAKMLRKGAMSFLTQRRRIDPRAQVLVALLRHSLQRGVAEPLEAETLALTLVRRALGERTSHAAGASLGRRKLVDRAKLVMASDLARRWTLAEIARDVGVSPVYLTQVFAQVEAVPLYRYQLRLRLARALDLLGDYDDLTQLGLELGFSSHSHFSAAFRQAYGRTPTEFQRSLDLR